The Prionailurus bengalensis isolate Pbe53 chromosome C2, Fcat_Pben_1.1_paternal_pri, whole genome shotgun sequence DNA segment taggaaataaaagctcaggggcgcctgggtggctcagtaggttgagcatccaacttcggctcaggtcatgatctcacggtctgtgagttcgagctccgcatcaggctctgtgctgacagctcagagcctggagcctgctttggattctgtgtctccctctctctctgcccctcccctgctcatgctcactctctccctctctctctctttcaaaaataaataaacattaaaaaaaaaaagaaagaaagaaatagaagccCAGGCCAAGAATAAGAGGTAAGAAAGGGTTACCAGATATGCTAATAAAGAGGTCTCAGacaatgttaaagaaattaatttaggagaatgataggaaaaaaacaggcaaaaagcaATTTAGAAGAAACATATATACATGTTCCCATACTCTCTTTAGGAGCATATAAACATAAACCCTATAGATACGACACAAAGTGTTACCTCACGGAGCTCACCCAGACTTGTCAACCTCACTGTTCAATACCCGGATCTTTTTGGTTCACAGCTGCATTTTGTAATGTTgcctttccctctcactctcacaAAGACACAATCTTTCTGAATTGTTGGAGGATGaatacctaataaatatttaagaataaaaacaagaaggaaaaaccaACTACTCACAATACCCCTTCACCTCTTTGTTCTCCAATCACTACTTGCACCACCATTTTATATCGGTCAAATcccatttctagaaagaaaaataagaaggttATCTATAAGTAAAAGTGATAAAGTAAAAGTGATAAAGGCATAAGTAAAAGTGATAAAAGTGATAAATATGGTGGTGTATTTGCCTAGAAATGGATATAGGCATTCAGTCTATAAGCACTGACTGAGTGGGTTGATAAGTTGGGAGTCAGAGAGACTAGAGGGCAAATTTTACTTGGTGAGTAAGTCAGCTTACCAAGTGTGTAACCTTAGACAAGTTATTTACCTTCTTGGCTTAAgtcttcctcatctgttaaatgaaaaatattattaccTACCCTGGGGGTACACTGTGAGGTGAGATGAGATAAGATATAGTACACtgaccttaaaaacaaaactgtcagttattttaccagcaaaaaaaatgagtttattcgTGAAGGGCACAGAATTACAATTCAGGACATGAAAGCTACAGCAAAACCATTTGCAAGTCCAGAGAACAAAAAAGTCAGTTCTTTTGTAGAGGAAAGGAGGACATTGGGAGagctgttataaacaaaaagttCATTGGAGTAAATTGGGAGTTGAAAGTGTAGTGGCTTTTCATTGCCTGAATTTTGATGGTCTCTCACTGGCTGGTCTGTTGCTAGGCAAGCAGaaaatctttctttctcctactAGGGTAGTAAAGTATAGGCTGATAAGGAACGGTATGGTGTTagagctcccccttctggcctcccaaCTCCAACATTCTAGTGAGGTTTTTGCTTTAGTAATTTTCACCATATGTAAAGCATCTACAACAGTATTGATACATACTAGTTTCTCAATAGATCGCAgcttcctttgtttctctcctaCTCTAAGACAGGTGCTGGTAGGTCctcaaaacactgaaataaataagacactCTTCTTGCCTTAAAGAACTCACAGTAGCTGGCAAGGCAaacatgaagaataaaataaaaatgcaatgtaTTAATAATTCCAGGAATGGCATGTCTTTTAGGAACACAGGGCTGGCAGCTCCTTCCTTTGTTTGGACAGTGGGGAAGGGATGACCAGAAAAGGCTTCTTGGAGTATGAGATACACAAGCTGAGTGTTGAAAGACGAGTGGGAATTTACTAGGCAGACAATGTCTCTCCATTTTATGGAGAGGGAATATCATGTGCAAAGGCATAAGCTatgggatatttattttattttaatgtttatttctttttgagagagagagagagacaaagtgtgagtggtggagaggcagagagagagggagacacagaatccaaagcagactccaggctctgagctgtcagcacagagcccgactcagtgctcgaactcacaaactgagagatcatgacctaagccaaagttggacgcttaaccgactgagccacgcaggcgcccctagagtatgGGATATTTAGAAAACTGTAAGCTGTTCagtaagggagaaaagaaaataacagtatAAGATTCTGAAGTATAATGGTGTGGCCTAGCACAACTCTGCTGCTTCCCCAAAAACTATACTGCTAAAGCAGGAAATCCTGAAAATTCTCCCTAACaccaatggaaagaagaaagctgaATGGGCATCTTTATCTCCCTGCTCTTTTCTAACCAAAGACTAGTAGAAACAGTTGgggcaaaaaaaggaaaggaaatgggcaAAGTTGAAACAGAGCCAACAAAGTCTCCAGGATTATATAGTAAATTAGGCAAACAATCTGAAGACCACAGGTCTCCTCCCATATGAAACATGAACCCTAATTCAGGATACTTAACAAAATCTAGGAGACAGAGCCCAAAACACTGCAGACAGTTCCATGGAACTTCCTCTTTTCTCtattcatttctcttcctccttttctgatACCCATGCAGCTAGACTATTATATATACAGCCCTTAAATCATAGttctgagggaaaaataaaataatctcagaTATAGTGGGAGAgtacaaaaaaaatcacctataTTATGTCGAAGCAATTATgaaaagagcaaatgaaaagatcTGAAAACCACACCACATCAGAGTAAAATGGAAAGAAGCCAACTGGCAATATGCAATGATgcagcagcaaaaacaaacaaaagaataacaagaaagaaacaccctgtttaaaagacaaaaagggggcccctgggtggctcactcagtcggttagatgtccaacttcagctcaggtcatgacctcgcagtccgtgggttcaagccctgcatcaggctctctgttgacagcacagagcctggagcctgctcccaattctgtgtctctctctgcccctcccctgctcgtgttcttcACAAATGATTCACAGTATAGAACAAAATTAGCtcataaattcaacaaaataagaACTTAATCAGattataaacagcagaaaaatggaaaggaagatcACAGCCTGAAGAAACAAACTGAATCCTCACACAGTATCAGTGCAGGCCTAATAAATTAAAAGTGGCAAAGGACAGAACagacacaaatgaaaattgaataaCTGGCTTAAGATAATCACAAGTAAATATCAAAGGAAAGGCAAGAAAGTATGGCACAGAAAAGCTAATAGATATGGAAGATAAAGAAGATTCAACATATCAGTATTTGTTTTCCTAAAGAAGAGAATCTAATAAATGCAACAGGAAATGTTTTCAGAGatagaagaaaattttcctgacatggaaaaaataaaatctgcagaTTGAAAGCTATAAAATTTTCACTACCAAGCCATATTCTAAAAAAGCTATTGAGCATCAAGGTTAAGGATGGGATTCTTTAAGCAGAGGACATCAGGTGGCCTTAGATTTCTCTTCGGTAATATCCAATGCCAGAAGATAATGAAAAACAAGTCTACAAGATTCTCAGAAAATAAGTTATTACCTCAAAATATTATATTCACCAAAAACTATTTTGGTTTAAAGGCAAAAGGCAGACAGCCTCGGACATGAAAAAACCCAGAGAATGTAGCATTTCTGAGCCCTTCCCGAAAAAATTTACAACAAAATCTCATCAGGTAAGAATTGaaccaaaataaagaactcagcAATGGAAATGGCATGATAAAAGGACTAAATAGTGAGcaatcatttcatttaaatatagaacaaatgcaaaaagagagagagagagcgaaaatGAATACTATACcactatgtgaaataagtctAAGGTATCCTACTGTtgttaaagtatttatttatctgtatatatacatagaaaagaGTGTGATATGTTCACCTGATATTAATGATTATCATTAAATATTGATATTTAATGTGGTGGTGGCATTTGGgatgattttctaattttatgtatttttctatacatttaaatttatttataatggacatgtatctttttttataataattttaacagtcaatttttattaaaaagtgaaaataaaggggcacctggctagctcagttggtacagcatgcaactcttgattttgaggtcatgagttcatgctCCATGTTGGgaacagagattacttaaatgaataaataagtaacttttttaaaaagtgaaggggtgtctgggtggttcagtcagttaagaatctgactcttgattttggctcaggtcatgatcttatggtcgtGTGTTTAAGCCCTGAatcgagctctgtgctgttagcgcagagcctgcttgggattctctgtttccctctctctctctgcccctctcccacccatgcacacatgctcactctccctctctctctcaaaaataaataaataaaacttttttttaaaagtgcaataAAAATGCTAATATACAAACAGTAGTGATAGAAATCCACAGAATTTCTattcttctttgtacttttatatattttttaatttctaaaaactgaaaaaaattaagaaacagaagaaaatacaccaaaatacTAAATAGTAGCTACCTTTGGGTAatggaattttatataattaaaaaaaaattcatatgcgTATTTTTCTAGACTGTCTAGGTTagtacaatgaaatataactgtTACATAGACATTTTCTTCCCTccaaaaaatgttatatttttaaaaaggtagacaGCACGGACTTTTCAGATGGTATAACATTattaacaaaaaaagacagagacagaggccaaGGGAACAGGGAGAAAAAGCACAAGGTGTGCTCTGTATACGTAGAGCTTAGCAGGAATGGAGAGCTGAGTAGGGCAACTAGTTAATGATTCAGCTGGAGAGATGGGCTGAGGTCAGACAGTGAGGGTATGAATGCCTAAGAGGCCTGCCTAAGGAACTGATATGTTGGTAAAAAAGACAATCAAGAATGATGGAAGAAAGGAGCCCTTGTAACTTCTGGTCTTTCCCATACTGGAATTTCTCAGACAGTGCTTGcctacaatgttttattttacatctttacGCTCTCCCATTATCTGCAAAAACCCACATGcataaaaattaccaaataacTGAGAAGACTAGACACTGAAGAGAAATTTGTGTTTAAAAGAATGCACAGCGTATGACCCTTGTTTAaagatggggaaggaaacaaataggTAAAATTGAATGTTTGAAGGGAACATATCGTTTCCAATGATCATCACAATTAccttttaatttatctttaacGGTTTCTGATAAACGTTTTGTGAGTTGAGGCATTTCTTCCGGAGAGTATTCAGCATTTGCCAGTTCCTCCTTAAGCACGGCATGGATACAGTCTTTAACCACAGAGGGTCTGAACCTAAATGAAACAGTTTGAACAACTAATTGGTAACTCCAAAACTCCAATTTA contains these protein-coding regions:
- the DYNLT2B gene encoding dynein light chain Tctex-type protein 2B isoform X2 — encoded protein: MGCLRPRRTQGSPRIPIFCGPFSSKGGFRPSVVKDCIHAVLKEELANAEYSPEEMPQLTKRLSETVKDKLKEMGFDRYKMVVQVVIGEQRGEGVFMAARCFWDADTDNYIHDVFMNDSLFCVVAAFGCFYY